In the genome of Desulfuromonas sp. DDH964, one region contains:
- a CDS encoding HD domain-containing phosphohydrolase, whose product MNSLKIKILGLTTAIMVMAVGLTAWHNLKTQRAMLTRFAEQTSRVLGETIRNSIITHMANGQNAEVGHILEKIKREPAIESVRIFDESGRILISGIQEEIGDLVPSADLLAYRSRKFSFAEMTEGQEFHSTTVPIYNAPLCFRCHDEERKVLGILNVHLSLNVLDSLQQKGREATLISSAGMLAILVLTISVFILVYVDRPIRRLVNAMTQVENGNFEKAHTQVRSSEEMELLTSKFNLMVDRLKGLIDTTVLHEREIAVSQEKLTHHDEIRNMNITLEERLKEIEYLNITLEERIEEIEEANYKIADLASELEDKNTTLETAVARLSALYRMGLGINSTMDIERLFALLVNKTLTTLKARIGYILLLDRESWVLNIASAEGLPVHFDLGKRIPLKPGGCSHWVINNRQPLLVQNIGDNSEFSRVSRLGFTRESVICAPLVIKDEIIGTITIANKLDETAFTPDDLELLSTIAAQASIAINNARLYEEQQQTYLNTVQALVSAIEASDAYTRGHSERVTRYSLALARHIDVNPEAIRRLEQAGILHDIGKIGIGTYLLHKEGKLSGEDIEILRQHPTIGVRILEPIRFLTGVREIIEQHHERFDGKGYPRGLAAREISLEARILAVADTYDAMTSDRPYRKALSHETAITEIQACAGSQFDPEVAAAFIDLCENIGLTA is encoded by the coding sequence CGAGGTTGGCCACATCCTGGAGAAGATCAAGCGCGAGCCGGCCATCGAGTCGGTGCGGATTTTCGATGAATCGGGGCGCATCCTGATTTCGGGGATACAGGAAGAAATCGGCGACCTCGTCCCGTCGGCCGACCTGCTCGCCTATCGCTCACGCAAATTCTCCTTTGCGGAAATGACCGAAGGGCAGGAATTCCACAGCACCACCGTCCCCATTTACAATGCACCGCTCTGCTTTCGCTGCCATGATGAGGAGAGGAAAGTCCTTGGCATCCTCAACGTTCACCTCTCGCTGAACGTCCTCGACAGCCTGCAGCAAAAGGGGCGCGAAGCGACCCTGATCTCCTCCGCCGGTATGCTGGCGATTCTGGTCCTGACGATCTCGGTCTTCATCCTGGTCTATGTCGATCGTCCGATCCGTCGCCTGGTCAACGCCATGACCCAGGTGGAGAACGGCAACTTCGAAAAGGCCCACACCCAGGTTCGCAGTTCCGAGGAGATGGAACTGCTGACCAGCAAGTTCAACCTGATGGTGGACCGGCTCAAGGGATTGATCGACACCACCGTCCTGCACGAGCGGGAAATTGCCGTCAGTCAGGAAAAACTGACGCACCACGATGAAATCCGCAACATGAACATCACCCTTGAGGAGCGACTCAAGGAGATTGAATACCTGAACATTACCCTCGAGGAACGGATTGAAGAGATCGAGGAAGCCAACTACAAGATTGCCGACCTGGCGAGCGAACTCGAGGACAAGAACACGACCCTGGAGACTGCCGTGGCCCGGCTCTCGGCTCTCTACAGGATGGGTCTTGGCATCAACTCGACGATGGACATCGAACGCCTCTTCGCCCTGCTGGTAAACAAGACCCTGACCACCCTCAAGGCCCGCATCGGTTACATTCTTCTCCTCGACCGTGAGAGCTGGGTTTTGAACATCGCCAGCGCCGAAGGGCTGCCGGTTCATTTCGACCTGGGCAAGCGGATCCCCCTCAAGCCGGGGGGGTGTTCCCACTGGGTGATAAACAATCGCCAGCCGCTGCTGGTCCAGAATATCGGTGACAACTCCGAATTCAGCCGGGTCAGTCGCCTCGGCTTTACCCGGGAGTCGGTCATCTGTGCGCCCCTGGTGATCAAGGACGAGATCATCGGCACCATCACCATCGCCAACAAGCTCGACGAAACCGCTTTTACGCCCGACGATCTGGAGTTGCTGTCAACCATCGCCGCCCAGGCGAGCATCGCCATCAACAATGCCCGCCTCTACGAGGAGCAGCAGCAGACCTATCTCAATACGGTCCAGGCCCTGGTCTCCGCTATCGAGGCCAGCGACGCCTACACCCGGGGCCACTCCGAGCGGGTGACCCGCTACAGCCTCGCCCTGGCACGGCATATCGATGTCAACCCCGAGGCGATCCGTCGCCTCGAACAGGCGGGGATTCTGCACGACATCGGCAAAATCGGCATCGGCACCTATCTGCTGCACAAGGAGGGGAAACTTTCCGGCGAGGATATTGAAATCCTGCGCCAGCATCCGACCATCGGCGTGCGCATCCTCGAACCGATCCGGTTTTTGACGGGGGTTCGGGAAATTATCGAACAGCACCATGAACGGTTCGACGGCAAGGGTTATCCGCGCGGCCTGGCGGCGCGGGAGATATCCCTGGAGGCACGGATTCTGGCAGTCGCCGATACCTACGATGCCATGACCTCGGATCGGCCCTATCGCAAGGCGCTGAGCCATGAGACCGCGATCACCGAGATCCAGGCTTGTGCCGGAAGCCAGTTCGACCCCGAGGTGGCGGCAGCTTTTATCGATCTTTGTGAAAACATCGGTTTGACTGCCTGA
- a CDS encoding diguanylate cyclase yields the protein MQTTPTYHGWSLRRRLLLPFSLLLVLLGAAATIGSGMVIIEALSRDAGQRLLAIQEIVFREITEQELLLDTYADLLAYTRAVSLEKKIDLAARAVLEKHVASALNGANIRLDYYPVTIIDIPTQPQRDLFDQALRSGRPRFRFVSAPGQAPDLTVVHTVTKEGAAQEFLALRTPISRAFLHQMTGPFTIRTYILSREGKLLSASDEGSAAPLLQPEELARVLDGERLFKTVNMPLPHRQLFSAIPLGTTDLVLLALDTPLTELDAVIGAMTTRSVLTILVVLLFGGYIFFRLVNRVIMNPIDDLLTATEAIGHGNLDYRIREIPAGEMGTLAHSFNAMFGEIGQLYQERLGHEKSLTLAQEELRYKDILQAKNAEIEASNRELKTHLHEMATLFQLNQAMISTLDLNLLFDRILKSLQDVIACNEMVLLLYNSGAEELEVRGVLGLDPEALQGISFRLDEGITGQCASSLDVVYIRDLMSDSRNLNYKGRILRKGSMLSVPMVIKGRLTGVLNLHKEQTAAFSDSDIKLVQAVANQAAIAVENAQLYEKTRNLSNTDELTGLANRRYFQEISARELSQAQRFRSHFAIIMADIDHFKAFNDCHGHLRGDVVLKKVASIMLQNTRGIDLVGRFGGEEFVILLPKTTREGAAAAAEKLRQWVEQETFAGAQKSQPGGRLTLSLGVAEFPTDSKDLYELLDLADRALYRAKEAGRNRVVAWTPDA from the coding sequence ATGCAGACAACACCCACCTACCACGGCTGGTCGCTGCGGCGCCGGCTCCTCCTCCCCTTCTCACTCTTGCTGGTGCTGCTCGGAGCCGCGGCGACCATCGGCTCCGGCATGGTCATCATTGAAGCCCTTTCGCGGGACGCCGGCCAGCGGCTCCTCGCCATCCAGGAGATCGTCTTTCGGGAGATTACCGAACAGGAACTCCTCCTTGACACCTACGCCGATCTCCTCGCCTATACCCGCGCCGTCTCCCTCGAAAAAAAGATCGACCTTGCTGCCAGGGCGGTGCTGGAAAAGCATGTCGCCAGTGCCCTGAACGGCGCCAATATCCGGCTCGATTATTATCCGGTTACCATTATCGACATTCCGACCCAGCCACAACGGGACCTTTTCGATCAGGCTTTGCGCAGCGGCCGGCCGCGGTTCCGCTTCGTCTCTGCCCCCGGACAGGCCCCCGACCTGACCGTGGTTCACACCGTGACGAAGGAGGGCGCAGCGCAGGAGTTCCTCGCGTTGCGGACCCCTATCAGCCGCGCCTTCCTGCACCAGATGACCGGCCCTTTTACGATTCGCACCTACATTCTCTCCCGGGAAGGGAAACTCCTTTCCGCCAGCGACGAGGGGAGCGCCGCGCCGCTACTGCAGCCGGAGGAGCTGGCCCGGGTTCTGGACGGCGAACGCCTGTTCAAGACCGTCAATATGCCGTTGCCCCATCGGCAACTTTTCAGTGCCATCCCCCTGGGAACGACCGATCTTGTCCTGCTTGCCCTCGATACCCCGCTGACCGAGCTGGACGCCGTCATCGGAGCGATGACGACCCGCTCCGTATTAACCATCCTCGTGGTCCTGCTCTTTGGAGGCTACATCTTCTTCCGCCTGGTGAATCGCGTCATCATGAACCCCATCGACGACCTGCTGACTGCCACCGAGGCGATCGGCCATGGCAATCTCGATTACCGGATCCGTGAAATACCCGCCGGGGAAATGGGCACGCTCGCCCACTCGTTCAACGCCATGTTCGGTGAAATCGGCCAGCTCTACCAGGAACGGCTCGGCCATGAAAAATCTCTGACCCTGGCGCAGGAAGAGCTGCGCTACAAGGATATCCTCCAGGCCAAGAATGCCGAGATCGAAGCCTCCAACCGCGAACTGAAGACCCACCTGCACGAAATGGCGACCCTCTTCCAGCTGAACCAGGCGATGATCTCCACCCTCGACCTGAATCTCCTCTTCGACCGGATTCTCAAGTCGCTGCAGGATGTCATTGCCTGCAACGAGATGGTCCTTTTGCTCTACAACAGCGGGGCCGAGGAGCTGGAGGTCCGCGGGGTCCTCGGCCTCGATCCGGAGGCGCTGCAGGGGATCTCCTTCCGACTCGACGAAGGGATTACCGGTCAATGCGCCAGTTCCCTCGACGTCGTCTATATCCGTGACCTGATGAGCGACAGCCGCAACCTGAACTACAAGGGGAGAATCCTGCGCAAGGGCTCCATGCTTTCGGTCCCCATGGTCATCAAGGGGCGCCTCACCGGGGTTCTCAACCTGCACAAGGAGCAGACGGCCGCCTTCAGTGACTCGGATATCAAACTGGTCCAGGCCGTGGCCAACCAGGCAGCTATCGCCGTGGAAAACGCCCAGCTCTATGAGAAAACCCGCAACCTCTCCAACACTGATGAGCTGACTGGCCTGGCCAATCGCCGCTACTTCCAGGAAATCTCGGCGCGCGAGCTGTCGCAGGCGCAGCGGTTTCGTTCCCACTTCGCCATCATCATGGCCGATATCGACCATTTCAAGGCGTTCAACGATTGTCACGGTCACCTGCGCGGCGATGTGGTCCTGAAAAAGGTCGCCTCGATCATGCTGCAGAATACCCGCGGCATCGACCTGGTCGGTCGTTTCGGTGGCGAGGAGTTTGTCATCCTGCTCCCCAAAACCACCCGCGAGGGGGCGGCTGCCGCGGCCGAGAAGCTGCGTCAGTGGGTGGAACAGGAGACCTTCGCCGGCGCCCAGAAGAGTCAGCCCGGCGGCCGTCTGACCCTCTCCCTGGGGGTTGCCGAGTTCCCCACCGACAGCAAGGATCTCTACGAGCTCCTCGACCTGGCCGATCGCGCCCTTTACCGGGCCAAGGAAGCCGGGCGCAACCGGGTGGTGGCCTGGACTCCCGACGCCTGA
- a CDS encoding YgiQ family radical SAM protein, with protein MTSVTFAPLPTNREELAARGWDELDILFISGDAYVDHPAFGVPLLARLLESEGFRVGILAQPDWRNPESLRVMGRPRLFAAVSSGAMDSMVNRYTAAKKVRNDDAYTPGGKAAARPDRAVIAYTAAVKGAFRGLPVVIGGIEASLRRLAHYDFWSDRVRRSILVDAKADLLVYGMGELALTTIARRAASGEAPVTMTDIPGTASFAPGSVPDAVILPGFDRVCADPATYNEAFRLAAAEQRPQGRPLLQDQGGRQVLVQPPARPLSGAELDRLYQLPFSRRPHPGYREEIPAYQQIRFSITTHRGCYGGCAFCAITAHQGKTIQSRSIESIHAEVDQLAAHPDFRGTVTDLGGPTANMYGTACGAGAGGRDCRRESCLFPRRCPHLRAEGRSAVALLRKIRGISHVRHLFVASGVRYDLLETQADYFAELLDHHVGGLLKIAPESTVPQITAVMRKPGPEALLAFLEFYRQRSARNGKRQGVVPYLIAGHPGCRLEDMVEVALFLKRNGLRVEQVQEFTPTPGTLATCIYYSGVDPFTGQSLHVPRSPRERRLQKALLLWHRPEVRGDILEALKLCRRESVAGELLGAGGGKGGRKNRGRQR; from the coding sequence CCAACCGGGAAGAACTCGCCGCCCGCGGCTGGGATGAGCTCGACATTCTTTTCATCTCCGGTGACGCCTACGTCGATCATCCGGCCTTTGGAGTTCCGCTTCTGGCCCGGCTGCTCGAAAGCGAGGGGTTCCGGGTCGGGATCCTGGCCCAGCCTGACTGGCGCAACCCCGAGTCCTTGCGGGTGATGGGGCGGCCGCGCCTCTTCGCCGCGGTCTCCTCCGGGGCGATGGATTCGATGGTCAACCGCTACACGGCGGCGAAAAAAGTCCGCAACGATGATGCCTACACCCCGGGTGGCAAGGCCGCCGCCCGTCCCGACCGGGCGGTGATTGCCTATACGGCGGCGGTCAAGGGGGCCTTCCGCGGTCTGCCGGTGGTGATCGGTGGCATCGAAGCGAGCCTGCGCCGCCTTGCCCACTACGATTTCTGGAGCGACCGGGTCCGGCGCTCCATCCTCGTCGATGCCAAGGCCGACCTGCTCGTTTACGGCATGGGGGAGCTCGCCCTGACCACCATTGCCCGCCGGGCTGCCAGCGGGGAAGCCCCGGTCACCATGACCGATATCCCGGGGACCGCCTCCTTTGCGCCGGGATCGGTCCCGGACGCGGTAATCCTCCCGGGCTTCGACCGGGTCTGCGCCGACCCCGCGACCTACAACGAGGCGTTCCGGCTGGCGGCGGCCGAACAGCGTCCGCAGGGCAGGCCGCTGCTCCAGGACCAGGGAGGGCGCCAGGTGCTGGTCCAGCCGCCGGCCCGCCCCTTGAGCGGTGCCGAACTCGACCGCCTCTACCAGCTCCCCTTCAGCCGGCGTCCCCATCCCGGTTACCGGGAGGAGATCCCCGCCTACCAGCAGATCCGCTTTTCGATCACGACCCATCGCGGTTGTTATGGCGGTTGCGCCTTCTGCGCGATTACCGCCCACCAGGGGAAGACAATCCAGTCCCGAAGTATCGAGTCGATTCATGCCGAGGTCGACCAACTCGCCGCCCATCCTGACTTCCGCGGCACGGTGACCGATCTTGGCGGGCCCACCGCCAACATGTACGGCACCGCTTGCGGGGCCGGCGCTGGCGGAAGGGACTGCCGTCGCGAGAGCTGTCTTTTTCCCCGCCGCTGTCCCCACCTCCGTGCCGAAGGGCGCAGTGCTGTTGCCCTGCTGCGGAAAATCCGCGGCATCAGCCATGTCCGCCATCTCTTTGTCGCCTCGGGGGTTCGCTATGACCTGCTCGAGACCCAGGCCGATTATTTTGCCGAACTGCTCGATCACCACGTCGGCGGTCTGCTCAAGATTGCACCCGAGTCGACGGTCCCCCAGATCACCGCGGTCATGCGCAAGCCCGGCCCCGAAGCGCTGCTCGCCTTTCTCGAATTCTACCGGCAACGGTCGGCCCGCAACGGCAAGCGCCAGGGGGTGGTCCCCTACCTGATCGCCGGGCATCCCGGTTGCCGGTTGGAGGATATGGTCGAGGTCGCGCTCTTTCTGAAACGCAACGGATTGCGGGTGGAGCAGGTCCAGGAGTTCACGCCCACGCCGGGGACCCTGGCGACCTGCATCTATTACAGCGGCGTCGATCCCTTTACCGGCCAGTCGCTTCATGTGCCGCGCTCCCCGCGGGAACGCCGGCTGCAGAAGGCTCTGCTGCTCTGGCATCGCCCCGAGGTGCGGGGAGATATTCTCGAGGCGCTGAAATTGTGCCGCAGGGAATCGGTCGCCGGCGAACTGCTCGGCGCCGGTGGAGGTAAGGGCGGCAGAAAAAATCGGGGCCGGCAGCGTTAG